ataagttataataatttttaagttcctacaatttttactattttgtattaattcaaaattaaaaaaattaaaaaaatatatatatacctatacggctatacaatATTGTGTGGATGGACATATTTTACTATGttggtaaaattatttctatgattttttcttcattttcatcacaatgtattattgttaaattgttgagttattttataatacaaaaactgaatatttataatttaatactttgaaAATTGTAGACAAATAAACCAATACTTAATGTtagttgtttaaaattatatttaattaatattggacTAAAAATACATAACTGACATCACAGGGTGATTTGTTCAACagtaaacactcattatctcataaaacattatcattttgaaaatatttgctTGCATTATATTCTGCAATAACATTGTTTCTCATCCTATAACAaaattttccatatttttcattgttttaattttaaaaatatttacgtttttgAATGGCCGTAATTaagtacttatacatttttaacctatCAAAATATTTGCCTGAGGATTTCAAtgcaaaaattatgaatatcaaACAGTAGCGGCTCGTGAGTAAATATTTTGGAGAGACTTTAATtagtttctaaaattattactGTGATCCgtttttatgtttgaaatataggtacctttaatTTCTGTTGTTTGCAAGATATGTACATGCACAGATTATATAATCGTTTACACACTCTGTCATAAATAAGGACTGGCCGAAATtataaactacaaattaatataaattttgttacacaaatagttttaatattaaacacatgAGAGTTGTTTGGAAAACAccaattactttatttttataccacaaCTAgctgaattatataaattgcgTTAACGAAAAAATTTAGTTTCAACTCTTACATTACTATAATGATGTATTGTCTCTTTGTCTTTATTTATTATCGAGATACATCAATATACGTAACACTGTATTTTAGGAGTGTACATTTTTTCCCAAACAGTCAAGTAATACAGCAAGTTTATTTATACAGTCAACTCGCGGTATAACGAAGTTCGATATAACGAAAATCTCGGTATAACGAATACAACTGTCGTTCCATTGAAAATCTCGTGATATaacgaaaaattaaatgtatttttggtccCCTCTATATAACGAAGATTTTTTAGGCAAAAGTTCTCGCAATGtaacaaattgttataattttggaGATTGATGTTACAAATTATACGAGTTTGTTTcggctattattatttattatgcgaTAAGATAATGTTCATGTCGTTGCTTATAAGATACACGTCAATATAAATTAAGCTATAACGGAGTTTATTTCAGCGATTATCATGCGATAAAATAAATGACTCTACAACGTTATTGTAACCTCTACGTTATGTCGTTAACGTTTTAGTTTAGTTTCGTTGTTGTGTCAAATTTGGAGAACATTATTGACCGCATAAGCGCAAGTAacgacaaacaaaaaaaaataaccgatttaaaaaaaaaaaatatgtctatatatgtaataaactaaaaataaattgtaattaattaataaataatatgtatgtatctaataaaatatgtgataatatctaggtaatatgtatctatgtaattatacaaatctaataaaacctagatttattttcttttaagtcTCGTTTAAACGAATTTTGTTGATATATATGCTTTTGATATAACGAATTTCGGTGTAACGAACTTTCGATATACCGAACTTTTTTCTCAGTCCCTTGAAATTCGTTATATCGTGAGTTGACTGTATTTGAGTGCATAATTGTTGaccattttatttaagtttttttaaagatgaaaaacaaataattacattataaagaatgaaatattgtttcagtcatttcaatatttacttgtgataattttaaatttaaatgattctaaaaatattatagtataacactcataatgtttaaataatgttttaaatcttataatcattattcataaaaaatgtaaataccacaaatcaatttaaattaagaaCTTAATTATATAGACGATGTGGctcttaacaatattttataaaaattaaacctaTCTTTATTAATTAAGTGTTAATACATATACTTGATATATACTGGgtatcataaatttatatttatttaattaatcaagCACTTCAATTCtgtgtttataaattttaaaaatgtaattattaattattatgtaacctTAAGTTATTATTCttcgttttttaaattatgattttactatttcattttaataaccattattagttaatatattttagaattgaaAGGATTACTTTCTTGTCagttatcattatacaattagtttacaaaataaattacatttttaccatttacttactttacattttaagtatattattaatgccAATAAtgatctattaaaaataaatttaacctattttaaaattaagtacaatattaaatgtgtttCTAACAATGTTTCCATTTAATGAGttcatgatattaaaaaataatgaaataactataaatacacagttataacataactttaaaatattttgtttttatttattatactgaaattaatatactataattgatacatttttgactaaatcaagataaataaataaatattatggtcttacatttttcttttaaattattggtgtaaacatttataaaactaacctatcattcataattaatttttacttgctGTATTATCCATAttgcaatttaattttgtctaattatttttttaattaatttttaggtatataaGAGAGTTATTCACTGTGCTCATATTGGTGATCAAAAGAAAAGGTCAAATGCAGCTTTTCTTATTTGTGCATATTTGGTCAGTTTACGTATATAAACTTACTaacaaattatagattttttacaTTCATATTAATGTCatagataattgaaaataattggaCAGCACaccaaacatataatatactatcaaaacaatatcaacataaatatataccatttaggtaaatataaggttaaaaaaaacttgaatgttgcataatttattaatttgttaacacTATTAGAGACGCATCATGTTTGTTGCAATCAGACTATTCAGTGTCAGTTGAAGAATGTGTTAATGCCTTATACAAAGCAAAATGGTATGGATTTTTTGATATGAGTGACTTTGATTTGGAtgaatatgaaaaatatgaggctagtagaaatttaaaattattatttatttagaactgtaaaatgtttgttttttttagactGTGAAGTATGGTGATATTAATTGGATTGTACCTGCTACCTTATTGGCATTTTCATCACCACATTCTCGAGATTATATTGACAAATgtaattacacataatattataatttttatttatttaaattatctgttaataattataaattattgtttgatatttatatttatagctgGCTATCAGATACATTCTCCAGCTTACTATTACCCCTAtttcaaagaaaacaatgtCAAGCATGTAGTTAGATTAAACAGTAAAAAGACTTATGATGCTAAACGTACCTTTGTAACAGTAGCTAATATTCAACACACGGATTTGATTTTTACCGATGGTACACCACCTTCAGATgctattcttaaatattttttgcgtCTTTGTGAGCAATATATTGATGATAATTGTGAAGTTGAAtgtacaaataatgaaaaaagtgaACTAAATGAAATCActccaaatataattataaatagtgaaGCTAATGTGGCTAAATATTCAGGTGCTGTGGCTGTACACTGTAAAGGTAAAGTAAACCATGACCTGATACTTACTCTCTTAGATATTTGTTTACTATAATCTTTAGCTGGATTGGGAAGAACTGGTTGTTTAGTGGCTTCATATATTGTGAAGCATTGGTCATTTACGGCAGTAGAAGCTATAGCATGGACTCGTATATGTCGACCTGGTTCAGTAATTGGTGTGCAGCAACAATGGCTAATTAAGTAAGAATCTACGTTCAAATTAAAACTACCTataagttgaaaaataaaaatttagtttgttaAACTTTCACTCATATCatcagtattttaatttaaatataatatttattacacagtAAAGAAGATTATTTAATAACTCTTGGTAAACAATGGcgagaaaaccaaaaaaatgctggtaataaatataaacggtTTACAAATGGGGTGTACAGTGTTAAACGGCATACCTCCAGTGCTAAGGCATATGAGTATGTAGATCCACCACCTAATTTATACATCAGTAATGAGGAACAATTCACCAGCAGTTGTAGTGGAGATAGTGAAATAGAATATGAAGAATCTGAAGAGGTAATCTATTGAGTTagtttgtgtaaaataatttttaattctatttaattACTTACAGTACAACCAAAACAGACTGTCATctgtcttaaaaaataaattaaagacaAACAGTCATGTCCTTCCTAATATCCAAAGTGATGTCTATGTACCAAACTTAAGACAAAAGAGATCAGCCTCAAAAACAGAGGACCCTAAGCCTAAGAGTACATTTTcagcattaaaaaatattcgtcGAGTTACAAATGCATCTATTGGAATAAGTATGAATAATctggtgaaaaaaaataatactgctCCAACTACAATTAGTATcacaaaaagtaatttaaaggCTTCtataatcggaaaaaaaaatacaaaaccaaTAACTGTATGTAAAGCTAGCACCAAAACAACAAATACATCAGAAACAGCGTAATTActtgttttattattggttttaaaaataatgtatattgtgttttaaaagtGGAATTAATTCgtaattttgagttgagaaattatatttttttttgtctttgagCACAAAATTATGATAGTTGTGGTAcattagtttttgaaaaatcaatGTTACTCTTTTGAacgttaacatatttttttatttcataatctGAAGTAGAATACGAGTACTTTgatctatataaattaaattttggacaagtagttaattaattataagtcattattaaactttaaagttttgAGAAATGACCAACATTCTGCAGGATACCTCTTTAGCACTCCCCTCCACTCATCAACATTTTGTATACTCTAACCTCATAAAATACTCATCCAAAATACTATAtctatactaaatactaaaaaaagcAGAAATagagaattaaaatatatgttgtgatagaacataaaaataaataaattattacgataaaaaagagaaataaatgttttcaaatatgtTAATAGTTCTTGAAATATTAAGTACCGTATGTTAAATAGCTCACCCAGTACAGTTGTAAATGTTttggtattacattttaaagcaaTGCACACATTGAATTTACTATGcaggtatattatttgtaaaaattgaagATAtcggtatttttattataatttaatatttactactgctatttgtcaaaaaatattcattttaattgagatttttaaaaaacattaaaaaattgtgatatcaacatttttaacttacattaatttaatgtcATGATCCAATTTTGGAACACACTATATATAGGTGAATttcattataaacatttaatatgtatttatttatttgcatagAATAACGGACGAAACCAAACCATCTTATGCATTAGCTACTGTGGCATCATCTGCTCGTGTATCAAGGCGTCTTCGTAATCAAAACTgcattactaaataaaatagtGAATACATTCATAACACTGAGTTAATTACTCACAATTAATGAAGAATGAATATTCTTTTTGGATAGAAGCATCTCATACATTAGAGATTTAGTTATTTAGAACAACTAAAATGATTGGTTAGATTTTTAATGGTCTTAGTCTTGAATGTGTAGAAAAGATTCATTTTGAGTTCggtattaatttatagtggtTGGCGCTTATTCAAATCAGGCATAAACGTATATCTTGATAGTATTATTTTAGTGCTTAAAACTGGACATGTCTACAATAAGAGACtggaattttgtttgtatttttttattgactgaTAGGAATTCGTGAAAAAAACCTAGagatgacaaaattaaaaaaaatgtatttatttgtttatttttgtacagtGATTATTAAAAGTACTTGCAAATGCATAATTTTAAGGGGTAATATACatctaattttcatttttattagcacagttaaaaatgtttcttgAATACATTTACGTAAGTAAAGATATCATGTggtatcaattattaaaaatatattgcagAAAATTGAGATATTGTAATAAGTCAACGTACaatcacagataatgttcttaagtttaagtttgataatactGTGTACAATTTTTGGTCAGTTTGCTTTAATATAAAAGCTAACAATACTAAATTGGTTCTGCTGAATTAAAATTTGCACTGTTGCAAGTCTATATAAGAGCaagaaaagttaaaacaaatagtttgctgacatcctcttaaataagaatttgactgaactttttgtttatttcttgCCCAATTGATGTATGTTACTCATGTAAATTTGGGGTCATTCATCTAAATTAATTATGCCCGTATGTGTACCCTTCCCAAAGATGACCCACATCATACAAAATATGCCTGTACATTTTCATGTCCatgtaatttaaacatatatataatatattctaaataaatgtaTCAAATCAACCATAGATATACTCCTGACAAACAACATATTACATAGGTTATTCTTCTGAttggattttaaaaatgaaatttcattttaatttataaataaactatttttgtatCAATTAAGCAccaatcattatattttttaaatcgaacccTAGGAAGTACAAGTACCTATGTTTATCAGGtgttaaatgattttgatgaaaaattgatTGGGTTTGCAGGGGCT
This genomic window from Metopolophium dirhodum isolate CAU chromosome 1, ASM1992520v1, whole genome shotgun sequence contains:
- the LOC132934954 gene encoding dual specificity protein phosphatase CDC14C-like yields the protein MSAEFNNLMVSDNANRLEVAELSEFIENRLYFMVLSNHKGPTTLQNFKDWKNSLKDNDVFYLNVDDHLVYDGFYSDFGPLNLAMIYRYIGIVRDKFKVYKRVIHCAHIGDQKKRSNAAFLICAYLIIENNWTAHQTYNILSKQYQHKYIPFRDASCLLQSDYSVSVEECVNALYKAKWYGFFDMSDFDLDEYEKYETVKYGDINWIVPATLLAFSSPHSRDYIDKSGYQIHSPAYYYPYFKENNVKHVVRLNSKKTYDAKRTFVTVANIQHTDLIFTDGTPPSDAILKYFLRLCEQYIDDNCEVECTNNEKSELNEITPNIIINSEANVAKYSGAVAVHCKAGLGRTGCLVASYIVKHWSFTAVEAIAWTRICRPGSVIGVQQQWLINKEDYLITLGKQWRENQKNAGNKYKRFTNGVYSVKRHTSSAKAYEYVDPPPNLYISNEEQFTSSCSGDSEIEYEESEEYNQNRLSSVLKNKLKTNSHVLPNIQSDVYVPNLRQKRSASKTEDPKPKSTFSALKNIRRVTNASIGISMNNLVKKNNTAPTTISITKSNLKASIIGKKNTKPITVCKASTKTTNTSETAITDETKPSYALATVASSARVSRRLRNQNCITK